Proteins encoded in a region of the Macrobrachium nipponense isolate FS-2020 chromosome 39, ASM1510439v2, whole genome shotgun sequence genome:
- the LOC135210509 gene encoding uncharacterized protein LOC135210509: MAKFSAVLMMALLALSAAQFKKECKDPKKMLLAMYGIICDTDNCGANAQYCMDLMEPPIDLCNAKEQCKQEMLGSGPPRFPPFFNGGEGKFGPMFGMIKECVAKKIQESVGVEYLENNRENNTINYLNALAMKKPEFPEGLKTALLDAASSEKCGAASAPSDAAPGDEMMDDLKYRVCILKACVTAKANM; this comes from the exons ATGGCTAAGTTCTCTGCTGTTCTCATGATGGCGCTCCTTGCGCTCTCCGCTGCGCAGTTCAAGAAGGAGTGCAAGGATCCCAAGAAAATGCTCTTGGCTATGTATG GAATCATATGTGACACTGACAACTGCGGTGCAAATGCCCAGTACTGCATGGACTTGATGGAACCACCTATTGACCTCTGCAATGCAAAGGAGCAATGCAAGCAGGAAATGCTAG GTTCCGGACCACCTCGTTTCCCGCCCTTCTTcaacggaggagaaggaaaattcGGTCCAATGTTTGGAATGATCAAGGAATGCGTCGCTAAAAAGATCCAGGAGAGCGTAGGAGtc GAATACCTGGAGAACAACCGAGAGAACAACACCATTAACTATCTGAACGCCTTGGCGATGAAGAAGCCAGAATTCCCAGAGGGGCTCAAAACGGCGCTCCTGGATGCTGCCTCCAGCGAGAAGTGTGGAGCTGCTAGTGCCCCCAGCGATGCTGCCCCTGGAGACGAG ATGATGGACGACCTGAAGTACAGAGTATGCATTCTCAAAGCTTGTGTTACTGCCAAGGCTAACATGTAG